Proteins encoded together in one Altererythrobacter epoxidivorans window:
- a CDS encoding TadE/TadG family type IV pilus assembly protein — MIGLGKHLRRLRGDEQGATIVEFGLLALPLFAMILGGIEFGYQQYTRSLMQGALNDAARLAAVEDPDMAYGGDTVDEQVENLVREIAGSIAYDATITVTTRSYFDFSDIGSPETLMTDVNGNGMFDEEDGDCWEDLNGNEEFDTDSGVAGTGGASDVVFYQANIEMPRLLPLHNFVNVPEKIEMELETAIRNQPYGGQSTPAVLCGTPS; from the coding sequence GTGATCGGGCTGGGCAAACACCTGCGTCGCCTGCGCGGTGACGAGCAGGGCGCGACGATCGTCGAGTTCGGCCTGCTTGCGCTGCCGCTGTTCGCCATGATCCTTGGCGGGATCGAATTCGGGTATCAGCAATATACCCGCAGCCTGATGCAGGGTGCGCTCAACGATGCTGCGCGTCTCGCCGCGGTGGAAGACCCCGACATGGCATACGGCGGTGATACCGTGGACGAGCAGGTCGAGAACCTGGTGCGCGAGATCGCCGGTTCGATCGCCTATGATGCAACGATCACCGTGACCACGCGCAGCTATTTCGACTTCTCCGATATCGGAAGTCCCGAAACGCTGATGACCGACGTCAACGGGAACGGCATGTTCGACGAAGAAGACGGCGACTGCTGGGAAGACCTGAATGGCAACGAGGAATTCGACACGGATTCGGGCGTTGCCGGCACCGGCGGCGCAAGCGACGTCGTCTTCTATCAGGCGAATATCGAAATGCCGCGGCTGCTGCCGCTGCACAATTTCGTCAACGTGCCGGAAAAGATCGAGATGGAGCTGGAAACAGCCATCCGTAACCAGCCCTATGGCGGCCAGAGCACACCCGCAGTGCTGTGCGGAACACCGTCATGA
- a CDS encoding response regulator transcription factor, translating into MTKKAILHFIDSSSRTRAELARAGYDLGHHAEVYGDIGELSVHPPREGIVVARDAVEDGGVATILERLGRLGIWLPLIAFDTQPRPGRIVEAIKAGALDYLSLPLDPDRFERCLSRIEAEAAMFGEARRRMIEARNRISNLSRREREVLDWLAEGSSNKAIARELEISPRTVEIHRANMMSKLGARHAAEAVRLKLEAQIEAKAV; encoded by the coding sequence ATGACAAAGAAAGCCATCCTCCATTTCATCGACAGTTCGAGCCGCACGCGTGCCGAACTCGCCCGTGCAGGATACGACCTTGGTCACCACGCCGAGGTTTATGGAGACATCGGGGAACTATCGGTCCATCCACCGCGAGAAGGCATAGTCGTTGCCCGCGACGCGGTGGAGGACGGGGGCGTCGCGACGATACTGGAGCGGCTCGGCCGCCTCGGCATCTGGCTGCCTCTGATCGCATTCGATACGCAGCCACGGCCCGGCCGCATCGTCGAAGCGATCAAGGCTGGCGCCCTCGATTATCTTTCACTGCCGCTCGATCCGGACCGGTTCGAACGGTGCCTGTCGCGGATCGAGGCCGAAGCGGCCATGTTCGGCGAAGCGCGCAGGCGCATGATCGAGGCGCGCAACCGTATCTCCAACCTTTCGCGCCGCGAACGCGAGGTACTGGACTGGCTGGCAGAAGGCAGCAGCAACAAGGCGATCGCGCGCGAGCTCGAGATCAGTCCGCGAACGGTGGAGATCCACCGGGCAAACATGATGTCGAAGCTGGGCGCTCGCCATGCGGCAGAAGCGGTGAGGCTGAAACTGGAAGCCCAGATCGAGGCAAAGGCAGTCTAG
- a CDS encoding extensin family protein: MTRLFFLAISTLALAGCGMVPTGSDSSSQASTARVPQSAPRPVAVSQEAQMCLAGLNQSGSSFSPLPDKYYGAGCSAINSVQLSAVRGDRSEFGLSNLGPVTCPTAQTLSEWARYGVDRAARQILGSPLARIETMGSYSCRNVAGTTRRSAHAQAAAVDIAAFVLADGRRISVKSDWDDGDSKTRQFLRIVHGSACKRFGTVLGPEYNAAHRDHFHLEAGNGSFCR; the protein is encoded by the coding sequence ATGACCCGTCTGTTTTTCCTCGCGATCTCGACACTGGCACTCGCCGGCTGCGGAATGGTGCCGACGGGATCAGACAGTTCGAGCCAGGCATCGACTGCCCGCGTGCCGCAATCGGCACCGCGCCCTGTCGCAGTCAGCCAAGAAGCACAGATGTGCCTTGCCGGTCTGAACCAGTCCGGCAGCAGCTTTTCCCCGCTGCCAGACAAATATTACGGTGCAGGATGCAGCGCGATCAATTCGGTCCAGCTTTCCGCCGTTCGTGGTGACAGGTCGGAATTCGGCCTGAGCAATCTCGGCCCCGTAACTTGCCCGACTGCGCAGACCCTGTCCGAATGGGCGAGGTACGGCGTCGACCGTGCCGCCCGCCAGATCCTTGGCAGCCCTCTTGCCCGTATCGAGACCATGGGCAGCTATTCATGCCGCAATGTCGCGGGCACGACCCGCCGGTCTGCCCATGCGCAGGCGGCTGCGGTCGATATCGCTGCTTTCGTCCTGGCCGATGGCAGGCGGATAAGCGTGAAATCGGATTGGGACGACGGCGACAGCAAGACCCGCCAGTTCCTGCGCATTGTCCACGGCAGCGCGTGCAAGCGGTTCGGGACCGTGCTCGGCCCCGAATACAACGCCGCCCACCGCGATCACTTCCACCTCGAAGCCGGCAACGGCAGCTTCTGCCGCTGA
- a CDS encoding TonB-dependent receptor: MRSISTGFTGTSRFALLAGAAAVAIALPAAAQAQDLADADAAAMETEEQDIGNVIIVTATKREQTLQETPISVSVTSGETLEQAQIRDVLDLQTVNPSLRVSQLQNSSSSTFIIRGFGNGDNNFGIEPSVGVFIDGVFRSRSASSLNDLANVQRIEVLNGPQSTLFGKNASAGVISVVTRKPQFDFGGSLEVGYGNYNDIRIKGDVTGPLSDTVAFSIDGSYNERDGYANIVNLDQELSNRNRWTARGQLLFEPNNDLSVRLSGDYSKIDEICCNVSTLVAGPTAPAVFGVGGALSTDFFSYDTYLNKAPVNEVDNYGGSAQIDWATGPISVTSITAYRKLKNYVNQDVDFTSADIVDEIRDQRVNTFTQELRIASDFDGPINFLLGGFYFDETVKQDSALLTGADSRNFFTLLARAATQDPTFSFNAVEAGLFLPQNSIFSEGLLTSEEYRMDNKSWSIFGTVDFEPIEDLVLTAGFNYTDDKKDFALAGVAYDELANVNVVDAFITNYLTGGTVTTRDQFLALPALQQAQLAALATNPNVNPFLGLTPFQFQPPFLTIPNAVEDGKTRDDDFSYTLRAAYNILPELSAYISYATGFKASSVNLSRDSRPLYGDFIPAVGGYRSTFLAPDSPIINAGLATTNLTTGSRFAGPEEAEVYEIGLKGQWPGFSFNLAVFDQTIKGFQSFLFTGTGFQLSNAGQQSVKGFEFASTISPTPELVFTFATTYLDPIYDSFEESPVGDLTGVRPGGIPEWNIATSGTYTHEFGASGNRLITRLDYSHESNTKINNGLPTFGPNSFKREVNLVNASMTFAMDSGFELGVWARNLLDDQYIVTVFDGVAQAGTVSGYPSAPRTYGAVARYKF, from the coding sequence ATGCGTTCGATTTCGACCGGTTTTACCGGTACTTCCCGCTTTGCGCTGCTGGCGGGCGCAGCAGCCGTCGCCATTGCGCTTCCGGCCGCCGCCCAGGCACAGGACCTTGCAGACGCAGACGCCGCTGCAATGGAAACCGAAGAGCAGGACATTGGCAATGTCATCATCGTGACCGCTACCAAGCGCGAACAGACATTGCAGGAAACGCCGATTTCGGTTTCGGTTACCTCGGGCGAAACGCTCGAACAGGCCCAGATCCGCGACGTTCTCGACCTGCAGACGGTCAACCCGTCGCTGCGCGTCAGCCAGCTGCAGAACTCGTCGTCGTCGACCTTCATCATCCGCGGCTTCGGTAACGGCGACAACAACTTCGGCATCGAGCCGTCGGTTGGCGTCTTCATCGACGGCGTGTTCCGTTCGCGTTCGGCATCGTCGCTCAACGACCTTGCAAACGTGCAGCGCATCGAAGTCCTCAACGGCCCGCAGTCGACCCTGTTCGGCAAGAACGCTTCGGCTGGTGTGATCTCGGTCGTGACCCGCAAGCCGCAGTTCGATTTCGGCGGTTCGCTCGAAGTCGGCTATGGCAACTACAACGACATCCGCATCAAGGGTGACGTCACCGGCCCGCTCAGCGACACGGTCGCCTTCTCGATCGACGGGAGCTACAACGAGCGTGACGGTTATGCGAACATCGTCAACCTCGACCAGGAACTGTCGAACCGCAATCGCTGGACCGCTCGTGGCCAGCTGCTGTTCGAACCGAACAACGACCTCAGCGTCCGTCTGAGCGGCGATTATTCGAAGATCGACGAAATCTGCTGTAACGTCAGCACGCTGGTTGCTGGTCCGACGGCTCCGGCCGTGTTCGGCGTCGGCGGCGCTCTCAGCACCGACTTCTTCAGCTACGACACTTACCTGAACAAGGCTCCGGTCAACGAAGTCGACAACTACGGCGGTTCGGCCCAGATCGACTGGGCAACCGGTCCGATTTCGGTCACGTCGATCACGGCTTATCGCAAGCTGAAGAACTACGTGAACCAGGACGTCGACTTCACCAGCGCCGACATCGTGGACGAAATCCGCGACCAGCGCGTGAACACCTTCACGCAGGAACTGCGCATTGCTTCGGACTTCGACGGTCCGATCAACTTCCTCCTCGGCGGTTTCTACTTCGACGAAACCGTGAAGCAGGACAGCGCCCTTCTGACGGGTGCGGATTCGCGTAACTTCTTCACGCTGCTCGCCCGCGCTGCGACGCAGGATCCGACCTTCAGCTTCAACGCTGTCGAAGCCGGTCTCTTCCTCCCGCAGAACAGCATCTTCTCGGAAGGCCTGCTGACCAGCGAAGAATATCGCATGGACAACAAGTCCTGGTCGATCTTCGGTACGGTCGATTTCGAACCGATCGAAGACCTCGTCCTGACCGCCGGTTTCAACTACACCGACGACAAGAAGGACTTCGCGCTGGCTGGCGTCGCTTATGACGAACTCGCCAACGTGAACGTGGTCGATGCCTTCATCACCAATTACCTGACCGGCGGTACCGTCACGACCCGTGACCAGTTCCTGGCACTCCCGGCACTGCAGCAGGCGCAGCTTGCAGCACTGGCCACGAACCCGAACGTCAACCCGTTCCTGGGCCTGACGCCGTTCCAGTTCCAGCCGCCGTTCCTGACCATTCCGAATGCGGTCGAAGATGGCAAGACGCGTGACGACGACTTCAGCTACACGCTGCGCGCCGCCTACAACATCCTGCCGGAACTCAGCGCGTACATCAGCTACGCAACCGGCTTCAAGGCGAGCTCGGTCAACCTGTCGCGTGACAGCCGTCCGCTCTACGGGGATTTCATCCCCGCAGTCGGTGGTTATCGTTCGACCTTCCTTGCTCCGGATTCGCCGATCATCAACGCCGGCCTTGCAACCACGAACCTGACCACCGGTTCGCGTTTCGCCGGTCCGGAAGAAGCAGAAGTCTATGAAATCGGCCTGAAGGGCCAGTGGCCGGGCTTCAGCTTCAACCTTGCTGTGTTCGACCAGACCATCAAGGGCTTCCAGAGCTTCCTGTTCACCGGCACGGGCTTCCAGCTCAGCAACGCCGGCCAGCAGTCGGTGAAGGGCTTCGAATTCGCTTCGACCATTTCGCCTACTCCGGAACTGGTGTTCACTTTCGCGACCACCTACCTCGACCCGATCTACGACAGCTTCGAAGAAAGCCCTGTCGGCGATCTGACCGGCGTTCGTCCGGGCGGCATTCCGGAATGGAACATCGCGACGTCGGGTACCTACACGCATGAATTCGGTGCCAGCGGCAACCGCCTGATCACGCGTCTCGACTACAGCCACGAGAGCAACACCAAGATCAACAACGGCCTGCCGACCTTCGGCCCGAACAGCTTCAAGCGTGAAGTGAACCTGGTGAACGCATCCATGACCTTCGCCATGGACAGCGGTTTCGAACTGGGCGTCTGGGCGCGTAACCTGCTCGACGACCAGTACATCGTGACTGTGTTCGACGGCGTTGCACAGGCCGGTACGGTTTCGGGTTACCCGAGCGCACCGCGTACCTATGGTGCGGTGGCCCGCTACAAGTTCTGA
- a CDS encoding TadE/TadG family type IV pilus assembly protein, translated as MIRHLASRWRAFVQDNRGVAFVEFAIGAPVFLVLILVGLEVSNLALAYMRVSNLAMTVADNAGRTTSGIDEAHVYEVFAGANVIGQGIEFKEHGRLVLSSLEHNGRRGGNAGQVITWQRCWGDLDIDPAYGVEGDGATDDSLEDGLGEAGRQIMAMEGTAVMFVEATYDYQPMVGYGWFEPPQIRYESAFNVRGRMNNNITNTQDLDELTC; from the coding sequence ATGATCCGGCATCTCGCATCCCGCTGGCGGGCATTCGTCCAGGACAATCGCGGCGTTGCGTTTGTCGAATTTGCCATCGGCGCGCCGGTGTTTCTGGTGCTGATCCTGGTCGGACTGGAAGTGTCCAACCTGGCGCTTGCCTATATGCGCGTAAGCAATCTTGCGATGACGGTTGCCGATAACGCAGGCCGTACGACCTCGGGCATCGACGAAGCACACGTGTACGAGGTTTTTGCAGGCGCCAATGTCATCGGGCAGGGCATCGAGTTCAAGGAGCACGGACGTCTCGTGCTGTCGTCGCTCGAGCACAATGGCCGCAGGGGTGGCAATGCAGGCCAGGTGATCACCTGGCAGCGTTGCTGGGGCGACCTCGATATCGATCCTGCCTATGGCGTGGAGGGCGATGGGGCGACCGACGATTCCCTCGAAGACGGTCTGGGCGAGGCCGGTCGCCAGATCATGGCGATGGAAGGCACCGCCGTCATGTTCGTCGAGGCGACCTACGACTACCAGCCGATGGTTGGATACGGTTGGTTCGAACCGCCGCAGATCCGCTACGAAAGCGCGTTCAACGTTCGCGGGCGCATGAACAACAACATCACGAACACACAGGACCTCGACGAGTTGACCTGCTGA
- a CDS encoding metalloregulator ArsR/SmtB family transcription factor: protein MSGVFDALSHPIRREVLELLKRGGMSAGDLADHFPVSKPTMSGHFAKLKAAGLIKGDSQGGTITYTLNMSTLEEAVMGFMNRFSDAPAGDEGEDGATGELK from the coding sequence ATGAGCGGTGTTTTCGATGCCTTGTCCCATCCCATTCGCAGGGAAGTTCTCGAGCTTCTGAAGCGTGGAGGAATGTCTGCCGGTGACCTGGCGGATCATTTCCCCGTCTCGAAGCCGACCATGTCCGGCCACTTTGCGAAGCTGAAGGCCGCGGGCCTGATCAAGGGCGACAGCCAGGGCGGAACGATCACCTACACGCTCAACATGTCGACGTTGGAAGAAGCCGTGATGGGCTTCATGAACCGCTTTTCCGATGCACCGGCAGGTGACGAGGGCGAAGACGGTGCAACCGGAGAATTGAAATGA
- a CDS encoding DUF805 domain-containing protein, which yields MEYMILPFKRYFEFSGRSRRKEFWMFALLNILVTSAIYVLLFASGGAGTVFNETDPGSGAAFGWLMGGFGLLLLGWGLITLIPSIAVSVRRLHDRDMSGWWYLGVIVGSLIPLLNFIIVIGFIVLMALPGTPGPNRFGPDPKDPTSASIFE from the coding sequence ATGGAGTACATGATTCTACCGTTTAAGCGTTATTTCGAATTCTCGGGCAGGTCCCGCCGCAAGGAATTCTGGATGTTTGCTCTGCTCAACATCCTTGTGACCTCGGCAATCTATGTTCTGTTATTCGCCTCAGGCGGAGCAGGTACGGTCTTCAATGAAACCGATCCCGGCTCTGGTGCCGCATTTGGCTGGCTGATGGGAGGCTTCGGCCTGCTGCTGCTCGGCTGGGGGCTTATCACGCTGATCCCTTCGATCGCGGTGTCTGTGCGACGGCTGCACGACCGCGACATGTCCGGCTGGTGGTATCTGGGCGTGATCGTCGGCAGCTTGATCCCGTTGCTGAACTTCATCATCGTGATCGGCTTCATCGTCCTCATGGCGCTGCCGGGCACCCCTGGGCCAAACCGCTTTGGCCCGGACCCGAAAGACCCGACGAGCGCGAGCATCTTCGAATAA
- a CDS encoding SdpI family protein, translated as MKIKGLALLSLALAIALAIFAFVTAGRLPEGAMLPTHWNAAGEVDRTSPALQALLMPPALILFITGIFAVIPRIEPLQDKLEGSAPVLRASWIGLLFLMTLLALTIGLPAYGVNIPVKTVLVGTGVLLMAIGNALPKSRPGFFVGVRTPWAIIDTDNWIATHRLAGKLMMLAGLGVVVAGFLPLDAEVTATVLIAVFAIMVIVPYVYSWLHWERKKRASSNGSAD; from the coding sequence ATGAAGATCAAGGGGCTGGCCCTCCTGTCGCTCGCATTGGCGATCGCTCTTGCAATCTTTGCCTTCGTAACAGCCGGGCGATTGCCGGAAGGCGCCATGCTGCCGACGCACTGGAACGCTGCGGGCGAGGTGGACCGGACTAGTCCGGCCTTGCAGGCGCTTCTGATGCCGCCAGCGCTGATCCTGTTCATCACCGGCATCTTCGCCGTGATCCCGCGCATCGAGCCACTGCAGGACAAACTCGAAGGATCGGCTCCTGTCTTGCGTGCCAGCTGGATCGGACTGCTGTTCCTGATGACCCTGCTCGCGCTGACCATCGGGCTTCCCGCCTATGGGGTGAACATTCCGGTCAAGACCGTACTGGTGGGCACCGGCGTACTGCTGATGGCGATCGGGAATGCGCTTCCGAAAAGCCGCCCGGGCTTCTTCGTCGGTGTGCGCACCCCGTGGGCAATCATCGATACGGATAACTGGATCGCAACGCACCGGCTTGCCGGAAAGCTGATGATGCTGGCTGGCCTTGGCGTCGTGGTTGCGGGCTTCCTGCCGCTTGACGCCGAGGTGACCGCAACCGTGCTGATCGCCGTATTCGCGATCATGGTCATTGTGCCTTACGTGTACAGCTGGCTGCACTGGGAACGGAAGAAGCGCGCCTCTTCCAACGGTTCCGCAGATTAG
- a CDS encoding VOC family protein produces MAKVTGLGGVFYTVDDPEKTREWYREVLGIDGPYGPQLAWAEETKPNPYSLISHFADNEYLKPGKRGFMINLRVDDLDEFVGELKAKGVKVLDSVDEGYGKFAWLLDPNGVKIELWEQVASELPS; encoded by the coding sequence ATGGCCAAGGTGACCGGACTGGGCGGCGTGTTTTACACCGTCGACGATCCTGAAAAGACACGGGAATGGTACCGCGAGGTGCTGGGTATCGATGGCCCTTACGGTCCGCAGCTCGCATGGGCGGAAGAGACCAAACCCAACCCCTATTCGCTGATCAGCCATTTCGCCGATAACGAGTATCTCAAGCCCGGCAAACGCGGCTTCATGATCAACCTGCGCGTCGACGATCTCGACGAATTCGTTGGCGAGCTGAAAGCCAAGGGCGTGAAAGTGCTCGACAGCGTCGACGAAGGTTATGGCAAGTTTGCCTGGCTGCTCGACCCCAACGGAGTGAAGATCGAGCTGTGGGAACAGGTGGCGAGCGAGCTTCCGTCCTAA
- a CDS encoding TadE/TadG family type IV pilus assembly protein — MNRFLRNLASDTAGNALMMFAAALVPILMMIGSGVDASITYMARSKMQNACDAAVLAGRLAMIGTDFGSDAQSEANKFFNFNFPNGTNGVDDADFDVTQDPDDPAKLLGTASGTVPTTVMFVFGYDQMPISVSCDAKRDMGHNDVMLVLDMTSSMLNEPSWGGGTSKVQLLRDATGGLYRALSDGGASSSVTRYGFVPFSQTVNVARQMKNNDIVRKQYMVDGNFNRGVWRFSGMKEVSPRDSWWNNGHNGASANNAIIQGFRTSGEGCIEERPAWGNDYDDGEFVIGTTVTLNDVNEEPKNGSDEDTQFGRYEPERQEGWWFEACVSESKQFATYADEDAFNTAVNEVSTRVEGGTVADIGMLWGLRLASRDGMWDGNNPKTLDDWPVNVHLIFFTDGQMYNTGGHYTAYGIEAYTHRVEGDGVARERWMNYTDLVAKHNQRFSNMCTLAKSMGMTIWVVALDTLRNDTYVNCATSASHYYESDGSDLEDKFTEIGQGIGNLRLTK, encoded by the coding sequence ATGAATCGATTTTTGCGCAATTTGGCCAGCGACACTGCCGGTAACGCGCTGATGATGTTTGCGGCCGCCCTGGTCCCGATCCTGATGATGATCGGGAGCGGCGTCGACGCGAGCATTACCTACATGGCGCGTAGCAAGATGCAGAACGCCTGCGACGCAGCTGTTCTTGCAGGACGTCTTGCCATGATCGGTACCGATTTCGGCAGCGACGCGCAGTCGGAAGCGAACAAGTTCTTCAACTTCAACTTCCCGAACGGCACCAATGGCGTCGACGATGCCGATTTCGATGTGACGCAGGATCCCGACGACCCGGCCAAGCTGCTCGGCACTGCCAGCGGCACCGTGCCGACAACGGTGATGTTCGTGTTCGGTTACGACCAGATGCCGATTTCGGTCAGCTGCGATGCGAAGCGTGACATGGGTCACAACGACGTGATGCTCGTGCTCGACATGACCAGCTCGATGCTCAACGAGCCGTCATGGGGCGGCGGCACGTCCAAGGTTCAACTGCTCCGCGATGCGACCGGCGGCCTGTATCGTGCATTGTCCGACGGCGGTGCCAGCAGTTCCGTTACGCGTTATGGCTTCGTCCCGTTCTCGCAAACGGTCAACGTCGCGCGCCAGATGAAGAACAACGACATCGTGCGCAAGCAGTACATGGTCGATGGAAACTTCAACCGTGGCGTCTGGCGTTTCAGCGGGATGAAGGAAGTTTCCCCGCGCGATTCATGGTGGAACAACGGCCACAACGGAGCGTCCGCCAATAATGCCATCATCCAGGGTTTCCGCACCAGCGGCGAAGGCTGCATCGAGGAGCGTCCGGCCTGGGGCAATGACTATGACGATGGCGAATTCGTGATCGGAACCACGGTCACGCTCAATGACGTCAACGAAGAGCCGAAGAACGGCAGCGACGAAGACACGCAGTTCGGTCGCTACGAGCCCGAACGCCAGGAAGGCTGGTGGTTCGAGGCATGTGTTTCGGAATCGAAACAGTTCGCGACCTATGCCGACGAAGACGCGTTCAACACTGCCGTCAACGAGGTCAGCACCCGCGTCGAAGGCGGTACTGTTGCCGATATCGGCATGCTCTGGGGCCTTCGCCTCGCATCGCGAGATGGCATGTGGGACGGTAACAATCCCAAGACGCTCGACGACTGGCCCGTCAACGTGCACCTGATCTTCTTTACCGATGGCCAGATGTACAACACCGGCGGTCACTACACCGCCTATGGCATCGAGGCTTATACCCACCGGGTGGAGGGTGACGGCGTCGCCCGGGAACGCTGGATGAACTACACCGACCTGGTGGCCAAACATAACCAGCGATTTTCCAACATGTGCACGCTGGCAAAATCGATGGGCATGACGATCTGGGTCGTCGCGCTCGATACGCTGCGTAACGACACTTACGTCAACTGCGCCACCAGCGCTTCGCATTACTACGAAAGCGATGGCTCCGACCTCGAGGACAAGTTCACCGAGATCGGGCAGGGCATCGGCAACCTGAGGCTGACGAAGTGA
- the typA gene encoding translational GTPase TypA: MSRSLRNVAIIAHVDHGKTTLVDQLFRQSGTFRENQRVEERAMDSNDLEKERGITILAKCTSVEWNGTRINIVDTPGHADFGAEVERILSMVDGVILLVDSAEGPMPQTKFVTGKALALGLRPIVVVNKIDRNDARPQEVLDEVFDLFASLDANDDQLDFPSLWASGRDGYASDDETARDGNLEPLFQLIVDHVPAPGLDTEAPFSFLATLLDRDNFMGRVLTGRVQSGKVKLNDPIHALDAEGNVIEVGRATKLLSFDGLDRVPVESAEAGDIIALAGLEKATVANTIADPSVKTPIEAQPIDPPTLAMRFAVNDSPLAGREGSKVTSRMIRDRLFREAETNVAIRITESDDKDSFEVAGRGELQLGVLIETMRREGFELGISRPRVLFREENGQRMEPFETVVIDVDDEHSGTVVEKMQRRKAELTEMRPSGSGKTRITFSAPSRGLIGYHGEFLSDTRGTGIMNRLFEKYDTYRGPIEGRQNGVLISMVPGEAVPYALNALEDRGELFIRGGAKIYEGMIIGENAKPDDLEVNPMKSKQLTNFRSTGKDDAIRLTPPRVMTLEQAIAYIDDDEMVEVTPESIRLRKSILDPHERKKARRKAAE; encoded by the coding sequence ATGTCCCGCTCACTCCGCAACGTGGCGATCATCGCCCACGTCGACCACGGCAAAACCACTCTCGTCGACCAGCTTTTCCGCCAGTCCGGCACCTTCCGCGAGAACCAGCGCGTCGAAGAGCGCGCGATGGACTCGAACGACCTGGAAAAGGAACGCGGGATCACGATTCTTGCGAAGTGCACCAGCGTCGAATGGAACGGCACGCGCATCAACATCGTCGACACCCCGGGACACGCCGACTTCGGCGCCGAAGTGGAACGTATCCTGAGCATGGTCGACGGCGTTATCCTGCTGGTCGATTCCGCCGAGGGCCCGATGCCGCAGACCAAGTTCGTCACCGGCAAGGCGCTCGCGCTGGGCCTGCGCCCCATCGTCGTCGTCAACAAGATCGACCGCAACGACGCCCGCCCGCAAGAGGTGCTCGACGAAGTGTTCGACCTGTTCGCATCGCTCGATGCCAATGACGACCAGCTCGATTTCCCCAGCCTGTGGGCTTCGGGCCGCGACGGTTACGCTAGCGACGACGAAACCGCACGCGACGGCAATCTCGAACCGCTGTTCCAGCTGATCGTCGACCACGTGCCGGCACCGGGCCTCGACACGGAAGCGCCCTTCAGCTTCCTCGCCACCCTGCTCGACCGCGACAACTTCATGGGCCGCGTGCTCACCGGCCGCGTCCAGTCGGGCAAGGTCAAGCTGAACGACCCGATCCATGCGCTCGACGCGGAAGGCAATGTGATCGAAGTCGGCCGTGCGACCAAGCTGCTCTCGTTCGACGGGCTCGACCGCGTGCCGGTCGAAAGCGCCGAGGCTGGCGACATCATCGCACTTGCAGGCCTCGAAAAGGCGACTGTTGCCAACACGATCGCCGATCCGTCCGTAAAGACGCCGATCGAAGCGCAGCCGATCGACCCGCCGACGCTGGCCATGCGCTTCGCCGTCAACGACAGCCCGCTCGCCGGGCGCGAAGGTAGCAAGGTGACCAGTCGCATGATCCGCGACCGCCTGTTCCGCGAAGCGGAAACCAACGTCGCCATCCGCATCACCGAAAGCGACGACAAGGACAGCTTCGAAGTCGCTGGCCGCGGCGAATTGCAGCTGGGCGTGCTCATCGAAACTATGCGCCGCGAAGGCTTCGAACTCGGCATCAGCCGTCCCCGCGTGCTGTTCCGCGAAGAAAACGGCCAGCGCATGGAACCGTTCGAAACCGTCGTCATCGACGTCGATGACGAGCATTCGGGCACGGTCGTCGAGAAGATGCAGCGCCGCAAGGCAGAACTGACCGAAATGCGCCCCTCGGGTTCGGGCAAGACCCGCATCACCTTCTCTGCCCCGTCGCGCGGCCTCATCGGCTACCACGGCGAATTCCTGTCCGACACGCGCGGCACGGGCATCATGAACCGCCTGTTCGAGAAGTACGACACCTATCGCGGCCCGATCGAAGGCCGCCAGAACGGCGTACTTATCTCGATGGTCCCGGGTGAAGCCGTTCCTTACGCGCTCAACGCGCTGGAAGATCGCGGCGAGCTGTTCATTCGTGGCGGTGCCAAAATCTACGAAGGCATGATCATCGGCGAAAACGCCAAGCCGGACGATCTCGAAGTGAACCCGATGAAGTCGAAACAGCTGACGAACTTCCGTTCGACCGGCAAGGACGACGCCATCCGCCTGACCCCGCCGCGCGTGATGACGCTGGAACAGGCGATCGCCTATATCGATGACGACGAAATGGTCGAAGTGACGCCGGAAAGCATCCGCCTGCGCAAGTCGATCCTCGATCCGCACGAACGCAAGAAGGCGCGCCGCAAGGCTGCCGAATAA